A window of Raineyella sp. W15-4 contains these coding sequences:
- a CDS encoding LLM class flavin-dependent oxidoreductase, with protein sequence MTENRPSGREILFNAFDMNCVAHQSPGLWRHPDDHARDYATLSYWTGLARTLERGLFDGLFIADVLGTYDVYGATNEAPLRTGAQVPVNDPILLVSAMAAVTDHLGFGVTAGTAYEHPYPFARRLATLDHLTNGRVGWNVVTGYLPSAAQNMGHHDQMSHDERYDHADEYLEVIYKLLEGSWDDDAVLDDPEAGFVDPAKVHAINHHGRYFDVPGIALTAPSPQRTPVIYQAGTSRRGVRFAGENAEAVFISTPTAELTADSVRKLRAAAEAAGRDREAIKVFAMQTVITGATDEEAEAKFEEYRRYADPEGALVLLSGWTGVDLSRFALDEPVGNVESNAIQSTVETILGARRGDGRPWTVRDFSEYIGIGGFGPILVGSGATVARRLAELQDLTDVDGFNLAYVITPGTFEDIVTYVVPELQKLGRYKTEYTSGTLRHKLFGAGDRLPDDHRGSRFRVGGDLSTASDRLESISSQLTAASA encoded by the coding sequence ATGACCGAGAACCGCCCCTCCGGCCGCGAGATCCTCTTCAACGCGTTCGACATGAACTGCGTCGCCCACCAGTCCCCCGGCCTGTGGCGCCACCCCGACGACCACGCCCGCGACTACGCCACCCTCTCCTACTGGACCGGCCTCGCCCGGACCCTCGAGCGGGGGCTCTTCGACGGGTTGTTCATCGCCGATGTCCTCGGAACGTACGACGTGTACGGCGCCACCAACGAGGCGCCGCTCCGGACCGGCGCCCAGGTGCCGGTGAACGACCCCATCCTGCTGGTCTCCGCGATGGCCGCGGTCACCGATCATCTCGGCTTCGGGGTGACGGCCGGCACGGCGTACGAACACCCGTATCCGTTCGCCCGCCGCTTGGCAACACTGGACCACCTGACGAACGGGCGGGTGGGCTGGAACGTCGTCACCGGCTATCTCCCGTCGGCCGCCCAGAACATGGGGCACCACGACCAGATGTCCCATGACGAGCGCTACGACCACGCCGACGAGTATCTGGAGGTGATCTACAAGCTGCTCGAAGGTTCGTGGGACGACGACGCAGTGCTGGACGATCCCGAGGCCGGATTCGTCGACCCGGCGAAGGTGCACGCGATCAACCACCACGGGCGGTACTTCGACGTCCCCGGCATCGCGCTCACCGCGCCCAGCCCGCAGCGGACCCCGGTCATCTACCAGGCCGGGACGTCCAGGCGCGGTGTCCGCTTCGCCGGCGAGAACGCAGAGGCCGTGTTCATCAGCACACCGACGGCGGAGCTCACGGCCGACAGTGTCCGCAAGCTGCGCGCCGCCGCCGAAGCCGCCGGCCGGGACCGTGAGGCGATCAAGGTCTTCGCCATGCAGACCGTCATCACCGGTGCGACGGACGAGGAGGCCGAGGCGAAGTTCGAGGAGTACCGCCGGTACGCCGATCCTGAGGGCGCACTCGTGCTGCTGTCCGGATGGACCGGTGTGGACCTGTCCCGGTTCGCTCTCGACGAGCCCGTCGGCAATGTGGAGTCCAACGCGATCCAGTCCACGGTGGAGACGATCCTCGGCGCCCGCCGGGGGGACGGCCGACCGTGGACCGTCCGTGACTTCAGCGAGTACATCGGTATCGGAGGATTCGGGCCGATCCTCGTCGGCTCCGGTGCGACGGTGGCCCGCAGGCTCGCCGAGCTGCAGGACCTGACCGACGTGGACGGGTTCAACCTCGCCTACGTGATCACCCCCGGCACGTTCGAGGACATCGTGACGTACGTCGTCCCCGAGCTGCAGAAGCTCGGACGCTACAAGACCGAGTACACCTCCGGGACGCTCCGCCACAAGCTGTTCGGCGCCGGCGATCGCCTGCCTGACGACCACCGCGGCAGCCGGTTCCGAGTGGGCGGCGACCTCTCCACCGCCTCCGACCGGCTGGAATCGATCAGCTCACAGCTCACTGCCGCCTCCGCCTGA
- a CDS encoding SfnB family sulfur acquisition oxidoreductase produces the protein MTDILRHPPADRETAAAQRVPVLDPEEAFAAAERLASTFARGAAERDARRILPAAEVEVLSASGLLALSIPRESGGAGATPSTIAQVIRILATADPNIAQIPHSHFVYLNLLRLAAAEPLREELYDEVLHGARLGNAQSELKGPTALSISTVLTPDGDRGYRLNGRKGYATGALFATWIPVLAELDGSGENAVAFVRRDADGVTVLDDWDGMGQRTTASGQVHLDDVRVPAARVVRRGDAVSGPYGYGAYAQLLHGAIDTGIAEGALAEAAAFVRTTSRPHHEAGVTKAVDDPLTIQRIGELDVRVRAARAQLRVAGEAVDAVHRQPDEDNATEATLAVAALKILAAEAALAVTEGGFEVSGTRAVARAGNFDRHWRNARTHTLHDPVRWKYQHLGRFRLTGQRPPRTGTL, from the coding sequence ATGACCGACATTCTCCGTCACCCGCCCGCAGACCGGGAGACCGCCGCCGCCCAGCGCGTTCCCGTGCTCGACCCGGAGGAGGCCTTCGCCGCCGCCGAGCGGTTGGCCTCCACATTCGCCCGCGGAGCCGCCGAACGCGACGCCCGGCGCATCCTGCCCGCCGCGGAGGTCGAGGTCCTCAGCGCGAGCGGTCTGCTGGCGCTCAGCATCCCGCGGGAATCCGGTGGCGCCGGCGCCACGCCCTCGACGATCGCCCAGGTGATCCGGATCCTCGCCACCGCGGATCCGAACATCGCCCAGATCCCCCACTCGCACTTCGTGTATCTCAATCTCCTCCGCCTCGCCGCAGCTGAGCCGCTGCGTGAGGAGCTGTACGACGAGGTGCTGCACGGCGCCCGCCTGGGCAACGCGCAGTCGGAACTGAAGGGGCCGACCGCCCTGTCGATCAGCACCGTGCTGACCCCCGACGGCGACCGCGGCTACCGGCTGAACGGGCGCAAGGGGTACGCGACCGGCGCGCTCTTCGCCACCTGGATCCCGGTGCTGGCCGAGCTCGACGGCAGCGGTGAGAACGCGGTGGCCTTCGTCCGCCGCGACGCCGACGGGGTGACCGTCCTCGACGACTGGGACGGCATGGGCCAGCGCACCACCGCGAGCGGACAGGTGCATCTCGACGACGTCCGGGTCCCCGCCGCGCGGGTGGTACGGCGTGGCGACGCCGTCAGCGGACCGTACGGCTACGGCGCGTACGCCCAGCTGCTGCACGGCGCGATCGACACCGGCATCGCCGAGGGCGCCCTGGCCGAGGCCGCCGCCTTCGTCCGGACGACCTCGCGGCCCCATCACGAGGCCGGCGTGACCAAGGCGGTCGATGACCCGTTGACGATCCAACGGATCGGTGAGCTCGACGTCCGCGTCCGGGCTGCCCGGGCCCAGCTGCGGGTCGCGGGGGAAGCCGTCGACGCCGTCCACCGGCAGCCCGATGAGGACAACGCGACCGAGGCCACTCTCGCGGTCGCGGCGCTGAAGATCCTCGCCGCGGAGGCCGCTCTGGCCGTCACCGAGGGCGGTTTCGAGGTCTCCGGCACCCGAGCGGTGGCGCGGGCCGGCAATTTCGATCGTCACTGGCGCAATGCCCGCACCCACACGCTGCACGACCCGGTGCGCTGGAAGTACCAGCACCTCGGCCGTTTCCGTCTCACCGGGCAGCGGCCGCCGCGCACCGGCACTCTCTGA
- a CDS encoding LLM class flavin-dependent oxidoreductase — protein sequence MLDFHWFLPTYGDSRQIIGGGHGLPAYTAIKDRPASVKYLTQIATAADELGFEGMLIPTGAWCEDAWITAALLAGRTERVKFLVALRPGAISPTLAAQMAATLQWQTDGRLLLNVVTGGESHEQRAYGDYEDKAGRYARCDEFLQVFRRLWESTAPVDHHGHYFDLDGATLHRRPPRPPLYFGGSSGAAGPVFADNCDVYLTWGEPPAAVRQKIAWIQGLVDERHRRVDYGIRLHVITRDTAEEAWAAAGRLLDGIAPEQIERVQAGLRRSESEGQRRMLELNRGTKDDLVVSPNLWAGVGLVRGGAGTALVGSHTEVADRIQEYAALGLTKFVLSGYPHLEEAYWFGEGVLPILEERGVWAHPARRDEPAVSHVPFAAAI from the coding sequence TTGTTGGACTTCCACTGGTTCCTGCCCACCTACGGCGATTCCCGCCAGATCATCGGCGGTGGCCACGGTCTACCGGCCTACACCGCGATCAAGGACCGGCCGGCTTCGGTCAAATACCTCACCCAGATCGCCACCGCCGCGGACGAACTGGGGTTCGAGGGCATGCTCATCCCGACCGGCGCCTGGTGCGAGGATGCCTGGATCACGGCGGCCCTGCTCGCCGGCCGCACCGAACGGGTCAAGTTCCTGGTCGCGCTGCGGCCCGGTGCCATCTCCCCCACCCTCGCCGCCCAGATGGCAGCCACTCTGCAGTGGCAGACCGACGGACGGCTGCTGCTCAACGTCGTCACCGGTGGCGAATCGCACGAGCAGCGCGCCTATGGCGACTACGAGGACAAGGCCGGCCGGTACGCCCGGTGCGATGAGTTCCTGCAGGTCTTCCGACGGCTGTGGGAGTCGACCGCGCCGGTGGACCACCACGGCCACTATTTCGATCTCGACGGCGCCACGCTGCACCGGAGGCCGCCGCGCCCGCCGCTCTACTTCGGTGGCTCCTCCGGCGCGGCCGGGCCGGTCTTCGCCGACAATTGCGACGTCTATCTGACCTGGGGCGAGCCGCCGGCCGCGGTGCGGCAGAAGATCGCCTGGATCCAGGGGCTCGTCGACGAGCGACACCGCCGGGTCGACTACGGCATCCGCCTGCACGTCATCACCCGCGACACCGCCGAGGAGGCGTGGGCCGCCGCCGGCCGGCTGCTGGACGGCATCGCGCCGGAACAGATCGAACGCGTGCAGGCCGGTCTGCGGCGCTCGGAATCGGAGGGCCAACGCCGGATGCTGGAGCTCAACCGCGGCACCAAGGACGATCTCGTCGTGTCGCCGAATCTCTGGGCCGGCGTCGGCCTGGTCCGCGGCGGCGCCGGGACCGCCCTGGTCGGATCCCACACCGAGGTCGCCGACCGGATCCAGGAGTACGCGGCGCTGGGGCTGACGAAGTTCGTGCTGAGTGGGTACCCGCACCTGGAAGAGGCGTACTGGTTCGGGGAGGGCGTCCTCCCCATCCTGGAGGAGCGCGGCGTGTGGGCTCATCCGGCGCGCCGGGACGAGCCGGCCGTCAGTCACGTGCCCTTCGCCGCGGCGATCTGA
- the ssuE gene encoding NADPH-dependent FMN reductase yields the protein MTHLLTVSGSPSATSRGNALAHLVGAQLAAEGHQVDHLSVRDLPAEALLHADFGNAEIRASQEAVDRADGVVIVTPVYKASFSGALKAWLDLLPQTALEGKTVLPLATSGSLAHALALDYALRPVLQALGARHVVQSHLVTDTQLTVGPDGSVRLHESAVHRLDATLDAFVDALPYARTTV from the coding sequence ATGACCCACCTGCTCACCGTCTCCGGCAGCCCGTCCGCCACGTCGCGGGGCAACGCCCTGGCCCACCTCGTCGGCGCCCAGCTGGCCGCAGAGGGTCACCAGGTCGATCACCTGTCCGTCCGTGACCTGCCGGCCGAGGCTCTGCTGCACGCCGACTTCGGCAATGCGGAGATCCGGGCCAGTCAGGAAGCGGTGGACCGGGCGGACGGGGTGGTCATCGTCACTCCGGTCTACAAGGCGTCGTTCTCCGGCGCGCTCAAGGCCTGGCTCGATCTGCTGCCGCAGACCGCCCTGGAAGGCAAGACGGTGCTGCCGCTGGCCACCAGCGGCTCGCTGGCCCATGCCCTCGCCCTCGACTACGCCCTGCGGCCGGTCCTGCAGGCCCTCGGCGCCCGCCACGTGGTGCAGAGCCACCTGGTCACCGACACCCAGCTCACCGTCGGCCCGGACGGCAGCGTACGGCTGCACGAGTCCGCGGTGCACCGCCTCGACGCCACCCTGGACGCGTTCGTCGACGCCCTGCCGTACGCCCGGACCACTGTCTGA
- a CDS encoding Rrf2 family transcriptional regulator, whose protein sequence is MNLSARTEYAVRAMVHLATADPAEPVTLDSVAQQEDLPRKFMEAIFADLRRAGLITSLRGSRGGYFLSRGSDAITIGDIMRAVDGPLWEVRGLRPQDTEYRGATHHLPTLWVAVRASLRAVLDSTTLSELASGHFNERVTALTTSADAWMNH, encoded by the coding sequence GTGAACCTCTCTGCGCGCACCGAGTACGCCGTCCGCGCGATGGTGCACCTGGCGACCGCCGACCCGGCCGAGCCGGTCACCCTCGATTCCGTCGCCCAACAGGAGGACCTGCCCCGCAAGTTCATGGAGGCGATCTTCGCCGACCTGCGACGGGCCGGCCTGATCACCAGCCTGCGCGGCTCCCGGGGCGGCTATTTCCTGTCCCGCGGCAGTGACGCCATCACCATCGGCGACATCATGCGGGCGGTGGACGGCCCGCTCTGGGAGGTCCGGGGCCTGCGCCCACAGGACACCGAATACCGCGGCGCCACCCACCACCTGCCGACCCTCTGGGTCGCGGTACGGGCCTCACTGCGGGCCGTACTGGACTCGACCACGCTCAGCGAGCTGGCGAGCGGGCACTTCAACGAGCGGGTAACGGCGCTGACCACCAGTGCGGACGCCTGGATGAACCACTGA
- a CDS encoding LLM class flavin-dependent oxidoreductase → MRFQLLDIVFNPAHPVTGERVPADERLRRVVETAVLAERLGIDSFAIGERHAGDVLSSAPTVILGALAARTERILLSTGVTVLSLLDPVRVAEDLATVDQLSRGRLEIVIGKGNEVLQYPILGRDIRLQYEYLEENYLLLRRLLSEEDVTWTGRHRPPLEHATTLPRPFDGPFRIWHGSATSTFAVDLAARWGDPIFSANALQPREAYRELIDRYREHYIAHGHDPATAYVGAGSGTLFIADTTEQAIEQYRPLYEGQVRAADRRRHDPAARGKVTSFRSIEEAVDHGPALVGSPERIAEKILDYHRAYGHDVQSFSLNHHLEPGHQDEQLARFAEEVIPLVRRETPTTLWGPTDTGRAKGFTAAGDTVGPTSGDADRRWQTVAHHRA, encoded by the coding sequence GTGCGCTTCCAGCTGCTCGACATCGTCTTCAACCCCGCCCACCCCGTCACCGGTGAACGCGTCCCGGCCGACGAGCGGCTCCGTCGGGTGGTCGAGACCGCCGTCCTCGCCGAGCGGCTCGGCATCGACTCCTTCGCGATCGGCGAGCGTCACGCCGGCGACGTGCTCTCCTCGGCCCCGACCGTCATCCTGGGTGCCCTCGCCGCCCGCACCGAGCGGATCCTGCTGAGCACCGGGGTGACCGTGCTCTCGCTGCTGGACCCGGTGCGGGTGGCCGAGGACCTGGCCACCGTCGACCAGCTCTCCCGAGGGCGCCTGGAAATCGTCATCGGCAAGGGCAACGAGGTGCTGCAGTACCCGATCCTGGGGCGCGACATCCGCTTGCAGTACGAGTACCTGGAGGAGAACTACCTCCTGCTGCGCCGTCTCCTGAGTGAGGAGGACGTCACCTGGACCGGTCGCCACCGCCCGCCACTGGAACACGCCACCACCCTGCCGCGCCCGTTCGACGGGCCGTTCCGGATCTGGCACGGGTCGGCCACCTCGACCTTCGCCGTCGACCTGGCCGCCCGGTGGGGGGACCCGATCTTCTCGGCCAACGCGCTGCAGCCGCGCGAGGCCTACCGGGAACTCATCGACCGCTACCGCGAGCACTACATCGCCCACGGCCACGACCCGGCCACAGCGTACGTCGGGGCGGGATCGGGCACCCTGTTCATCGCCGACACGACCGAACAGGCGATCGAGCAGTACCGGCCCCTCTACGAGGGACAGGTCCGCGCCGCGGACCGGCGCCGACACGATCCGGCGGCCCGCGGCAAGGTCACCTCGTTCCGCAGCATCGAGGAGGCGGTGGACCACGGCCCCGCCCTGGTCGGGTCACCCGAGCGGATCGCCGAGAAGATCCTGGACTACCACCGGGCGTACGGACACGACGTCCAGTCCTTCAGCCTCAACCACCACCTGGAGCCCGGTCACCAGGACGAGCAACTGGCCAGGTTCGCCGAGGAGGTCATCCCGCTGGTCCGACGGGAGACCCCGACGACCCTGTGGGGCCCCACCGACACCGGCCGGGCCAAGGGCTTCACCGCGGCCGGCGACACCGTCGGCCCGACCTCCGGCGATGCCGATCGGAGATGGCAGACCGTCGCTCACCACCGAGCGTGA